The Flexivirga oryzae genome has a segment encoding these proteins:
- a CDS encoding NUDIX domain-containing protein has protein sequence MSSGHDRLSTPLTDRVEPQEVTSSELVYHGRVWDVMSERVHLGAGGEVTRDFVRHTGAVAVVALRGDPGAEELLFIQQYRHPVGTFDWEVPAGLLDKPGEDPRDAAARELREEADLDARTWHVLVDLFTSPGALSENLRVFLARDVHPAVAEGFVREGEELGMPTGWVSLPAAIEAIMAGRVHNGIAVSAVLATEIARQGDWAALRPADAPWPAHPAYR, from the coding sequence ATGAGCTCCGGGCATGATCGGTTGTCGACCCCGCTGACCGACCGGGTCGAGCCGCAAGAGGTGACATCCTCCGAGCTGGTCTACCACGGCCGGGTCTGGGACGTGATGTCGGAGAGAGTGCACCTCGGCGCGGGCGGCGAGGTCACGCGCGACTTCGTGCGTCATACCGGGGCCGTCGCGGTGGTGGCGCTGCGTGGTGATCCGGGCGCGGAGGAACTGCTGTTCATCCAGCAGTACCGCCACCCGGTGGGCACCTTCGACTGGGAGGTTCCGGCAGGACTGCTCGACAAGCCGGGTGAGGACCCGCGCGATGCCGCGGCACGTGAGCTGCGTGAGGAGGCGGACCTGGACGCGCGCACGTGGCACGTGCTGGTCGACCTGTTCACCTCTCCGGGTGCCTTGTCGGAGAACCTGCGTGTCTTCCTCGCCCGTGACGTGCACCCGGCCGTCGCCGAAGGTTTCGTGCGGGAGGGCGAAGAGCTCGGTATGCCGACCGGCTGGGTGTCACTGCCGGCTGCCATCGAGGCGATCATGGCCGGACGGGTGCACAACGGCATCGCCGTCTCCGCGGTGCTCGCCACCGAGATCGCGCGTCAGGGCGACTGGGCGGCACTGCGTCCGGCGGACGCTCCGTGGCCGGCGCATCCGGCATACCGATGA
- a CDS encoding patatin family protein, with protein sequence MSTEHVVADTALVFEGGAMRGSHSAGLVVALIEARIRMTWMVGISAGATNASNYFTRDAWRAHASFTTFAQEPNFGGWRTFVRGKGIFNSQFIYQESGLPDNVLPFDWQTYEDSSDQWRIGAFDAGTGETVYWGRDEMKTLPDLLARVQASASMPVLMPPVHLDGHVYVDGALGTSGGIALDAAQADGYDKFFVVLTQPRSYVKEPEGKDLFFKTYYRKYPAVAEALRTRAARYNRTREELFELEKAGRAYVFVPEIEPVGNGERRLPVLEASYRAGYEQAQRELPAIREFLGIS encoded by the coding sequence GTGTCGACTGAGCACGTCGTCGCGGACACCGCCCTCGTCTTCGAGGGCGGTGCCATGCGCGGCAGCCATTCCGCGGGTCTGGTCGTGGCCCTCATCGAGGCACGCATCCGGATGACCTGGATGGTCGGCATCTCGGCCGGCGCGACCAACGCCTCGAACTACTTCACCCGTGATGCGTGGCGGGCGCACGCGTCGTTCACGACGTTCGCGCAGGAGCCGAACTTCGGCGGCTGGCGCACCTTCGTGCGCGGCAAGGGCATCTTCAACTCGCAGTTCATCTACCAGGAGTCCGGCCTGCCCGACAACGTGCTGCCGTTCGACTGGCAGACCTACGAGGACTCTTCAGATCAATGGCGGATCGGCGCCTTCGACGCGGGCACCGGTGAGACCGTCTACTGGGGCCGGGACGAGATGAAGACGCTGCCGGATCTGCTGGCGCGCGTGCAGGCCTCGGCCTCGATGCCGGTGCTGATGCCCCCGGTCCACCTGGACGGGCACGTGTATGTCGACGGCGCGCTCGGCACTTCCGGTGGCATCGCCCTGGACGCGGCGCAGGCCGACGGGTACGACAAGTTCTTCGTGGTGCTGACCCAGCCGCGGTCCTACGTCAAGGAGCCCGAGGGCAAGGACCTGTTCTTCAAGACGTACTACCGGAAGTACCCTGCGGTTGCCGAAGCGCTGCGGACCCGGGCGGCACGCTACAACCGGACGCGCGAAGAGTTGTTCGAGCTCGAAAAGGCCGGTAGAGCCTACGTTTTCGTGCCAGAGATCGAGCCGGTCGGCAACGGTGAGCGTCGTCTCCCGGTGCTCGAGGCGAGCTATCGCGCAGGCTACGAGCAGGCGCAGCGGGAGCTGCCCGCCATCCGCGAGTTCCTCGGCATCTCCTGA
- a CDS encoding phosphotransferase-like protein, translated as MPKSFATSAPGRVVLLNGPSSAGKSSLARAFLARQSTPWHYLPVDLVHSIRSRPAAMADLPTDGTRWQESFRRSRAGYHRMLAGLAQAGNDVVGDHVLSEPWRIADLLLALDGIPTLLVHVTASRAELERRERERGDRVPGTALAQVGLVFGHGDQDLEVDTTELSSEDAAQEVDAVVQSWPQCTAVDRLRRRGHGGG; from the coding sequence ATGCCGAAGAGCTTCGCGACGAGTGCGCCGGGCAGGGTCGTGCTGCTCAACGGACCCTCCAGCGCGGGCAAGTCCTCGCTGGCCCGGGCGTTCCTCGCGCGGCAGTCGACACCGTGGCACTACCTGCCGGTCGACCTGGTCCACTCGATCCGGTCGCGTCCCGCGGCAATGGCGGATCTACCGACCGACGGGACGCGGTGGCAGGAGAGCTTCCGGCGCAGCCGTGCCGGCTATCACCGGATGCTCGCGGGCTTGGCGCAGGCGGGCAACGACGTCGTCGGTGACCACGTCTTGAGCGAGCCGTGGCGGATCGCGGATCTGCTGCTGGCGCTGGACGGCATACCGACCTTGCTCGTGCACGTGACGGCTTCGCGCGCCGAGTTGGAACGTCGGGAGCGGGAGCGTGGTGACCGCGTACCGGGCACTGCGCTCGCACAGGTGGGCCTGGTGTTCGGCCACGGCGACCAGGATCTGGAAGTCGACACGACCGAGCTGAGCAGCGAGGATGCGGCGCAGGAGGTCGACGCTGTGGTGCAATCGTGGCCGCAGTGCACGGCAGTCGATCGCCTGCGAAGGAGGGGCCATGGCGGAGGGTGA
- a CDS encoding NUDIX hydrolase, which translates to MAEGDHIRVKSMIILPSADATAHAVARLRPTAENPHGYDRLIGGHIEPGETARDALDREVFEELGAPLADAELLDVLENIFRINGRLGHEVVFVYGGQLPDPGIIPPGGKVFADDGDPMPVWWRPVDDAAESHPLYPPGASELAKSVTDRLKK; encoded by the coding sequence ATGGCGGAGGGTGACCACATCCGGGTCAAGTCGATGATCATCCTGCCCAGCGCGGATGCGACGGCGCACGCCGTTGCCCGGCTCCGCCCGACGGCCGAGAACCCGCACGGTTACGACCGGTTGATCGGCGGGCACATCGAACCGGGGGAGACGGCGCGGGACGCGCTGGACCGGGAGGTCTTCGAGGAGCTCGGCGCGCCCCTGGCCGACGCGGAGCTGCTCGACGTGCTGGAGAACATCTTCCGGATCAACGGTCGCCTCGGACACGAGGTGGTCTTCGTGTATGGCGGGCAGCTGCCCGATCCCGGCATCATCCCGCCCGGCGGCAAGGTGTTCGCGGACGACGGCGACCCGATGCCGGTCTGGTGGCGTCCTGTCGACGACGCGGCGGAGTCCCATCCGCTCTATCCGCCCGGTGCCTCCGAACTGGCGAAGTCCGTCACCGACAGGCTCAAAAAGTAG
- a CDS encoding aminotransferase class I/II-fold pyridoxal phosphate-dependent enzyme, which produces MAGASGIPMSVARQPSRRSAVEPFHVMEVVRAAAARQRSHGDMILLCVGQPSTPAPRPVLDAVHSVLETDALGYTEGDGIPALREAIAAHYARVYDVPVGVEEVLVSTGSSGGFSTLLLAAFDTADRVAMARPGYPAYRNTLRALGLQPVEIDVDADTRFQLTVDQLDREHAVAPLAGVIVASPANPTGTIIGAEELADIAAWCGTHGVLLLSDEIYHGISYGASAQTARVFSTEAVVLGSLSKFWSMTGWRVGWNLLPPALRRPVDVLQSNLAICAPAVSQHAAVAAFSPEATAELQRHVERYAVNRDLLLRRLPELGIHSFAPPDGAFYAYCDVSHLTDDSTRWCAEVLDRTGVAIAPGIDFDPVHGNRFVRLSFCGATDALDEALDRLVAII; this is translated from the coding sequence GTGGCCGGCGCATCCGGCATACCGATGAGCGTCGCCAGGCAGCCGTCGCGGCGCAGCGCGGTCGAGCCGTTCCACGTCATGGAGGTCGTGCGCGCGGCGGCGGCGCGACAGCGCAGCCACGGCGACATGATCCTGCTGTGCGTCGGTCAACCGTCGACACCCGCGCCGCGGCCGGTGCTGGACGCGGTGCATTCGGTGCTGGAGACCGACGCGCTCGGTTACACCGAGGGCGACGGCATCCCTGCGCTGCGGGAAGCGATCGCCGCACACTACGCGCGCGTCTACGACGTGCCGGTCGGTGTCGAGGAGGTCCTGGTCAGCACCGGATCGTCCGGTGGCTTCAGCACGCTCCTGCTGGCGGCCTTCGACACCGCTGACCGGGTTGCGATGGCTCGGCCGGGCTACCCGGCATACCGGAACACGTTGCGTGCGTTGGGACTTCAACCGGTAGAGATCGACGTGGACGCCGATACGCGCTTCCAGCTGACGGTCGACCAGCTCGACCGCGAGCACGCGGTGGCGCCGCTGGCCGGCGTGATCGTCGCCAGCCCCGCAAACCCGACGGGCACCATCATCGGTGCCGAGGAACTCGCCGACATCGCCGCGTGGTGCGGGACCCACGGCGTCCTGCTGCTCTCGGACGAGATCTACCACGGCATCTCGTACGGCGCGTCGGCGCAGACCGCACGTGTGTTCTCGACCGAGGCAGTGGTGCTCGGTTCGTTGAGCAAGTTCTGGTCGATGACCGGCTGGCGGGTCGGCTGGAACCTCCTGCCGCCGGCGTTGCGCCGACCGGTGGACGTGCTGCAGAGCAACCTGGCGATCTGTGCCCCGGCGGTGTCGCAACACGCTGCGGTTGCGGCGTTCTCGCCGGAAGCGACCGCCGAGCTACAGCGGCACGTGGAACGGTATGCCGTCAACCGCGACCTGCTGCTGCGCCGGCTGCCCGAGCTCGGCATACATTCCTTCGCGCCACCGGACGGGGCGTTCTACGCCTACTGCGACGTGTCGCACCTGACCGACGACAGCACCCGCTGGTGCGCGGAGGTGCTCGACCGGACCGGGGTCGCGATCGCGCCGGGCATCGACTTCGACCCGGTGCACGGCAACCGGTTCGTCCGGCTGAGCTTCTGCGGGGCAACGGACGCGCTCGACGAGGCGCTCGACCGCCTCGTCGCGATCATCTGA
- a CDS encoding phosphotransferase: protein MTTCDHPGALLATGATASVYELAGGRVLRRYRDESRSAGPAATATRIAWEAGVPTPRVLASRGPDLVLERVDGPTMLAEMTAGRLAMDEAMRMLADLHRVTHGVRKPEGASELPERDGDDRLIHLDLHPNNVLMAAGGPQLIDWENACWGPPGLDVAVTAVILACYALAYRAEDDSLDATDLLDAFLQAAEPLTHLDEAVAFRRDRVDFMPAAEAAQLDNAAGLVRYLADRPVQ from the coding sequence GTGACCACCTGCGACCACCCCGGAGCGCTGCTCGCGACGGGCGCGACCGCGTCGGTCTACGAATTGGCCGGCGGTCGCGTGCTCCGACGTTACCGGGACGAGTCGCGATCGGCGGGTCCGGCCGCGACCGCCACGCGGATCGCGTGGGAGGCCGGCGTGCCCACACCCCGGGTGCTGGCCAGTCGCGGACCGGACCTCGTGCTGGAGCGTGTCGACGGCCCGACCATGCTGGCCGAGATGACTGCCGGGCGACTGGCGATGGACGAGGCGATGCGGATGCTCGCCGATCTGCACCGGGTGACCCATGGCGTGCGCAAGCCCGAGGGCGCCAGCGAGTTGCCCGAACGTGACGGGGACGATCGGCTGATCCACCTCGACCTCCACCCGAACAACGTCCTGATGGCCGCCGGTGGCCCCCAGCTGATCGACTGGGAGAACGCCTGCTGGGGCCCGCCGGGCCTCGACGTGGCCGTCACTGCGGTGATCCTGGCCTGTTATGCGCTGGCCTACCGGGCCGAGGACGACTCGCTGGACGCCACCGACCTGCTCGACGCGTTCCTGCAGGCCGCCGAGCCGCTCACCCATCTCGACGAAGCGGTCGCCTTCCGCCGGGACCGCGTCGACTTCATGCCGGCCGCGGAGGCTGCGCAGCTGGACAACGCCGCCGGGCTGGTGCGCTACCTCGCCGATCGTCCGGTGCAGTAG
- a CDS encoding IS110 family transposase — protein sequence MEVVHARCAGIDIAKKGAKVCVRVQGTRRRKTGYEVTDWGSMTDDILGLRQYLIDQQVTGVLMESTSDYWKPFYYLLEDAGFELILANARHVKNIPGRKSDVNDATWLSDLCAHRLVRSSFVPPAPIRALRDLTRSREVITHERTRKIARLEKQLEDAGIKLSSVASNLSGVSCHDMLTAMVAGQRDPIALSELARGSMRNKRPDLQRALTGRFTEHHAFLVRMSLERIAQDDAAIAALTQRIEAQIEPFRSFRDLICAIPGISTTVADVIIAETGADMSVFPTAGHLAAWAGVAPGQNESAGRTGSTTARPGDSHLKGALGIAAMSVSRTRNTRLGARYHRIAARRGKLKAIVAIERTLLSIVWAMGHTGQPYQEPGADYYTRLRPDRTKTRALKMLRDLGYTVTLTPAA from the coding sequence ATGGAAGTAGTACACGCCCGGTGTGCCGGGATCGATATCGCAAAAAAGGGCGCGAAAGTCTGTGTCCGGGTACAAGGCACTCGCCGCCGCAAGACCGGGTATGAGGTCACGGACTGGGGTTCGATGACTGATGACATCCTCGGGTTACGCCAGTACTTGATCGATCAGCAGGTGACCGGGGTGTTGATGGAATCGACCAGTGACTACTGGAAACCGTTCTACTACCTGCTCGAGGACGCCGGGTTCGAACTGATCTTGGCCAATGCCCGGCACGTGAAGAACATCCCCGGCCGCAAGAGCGACGTCAATGACGCGACCTGGCTGTCGGACTTGTGCGCACACCGGCTGGTGCGATCCAGCTTCGTGCCGCCGGCACCGATCCGGGCGTTGCGGGATCTGACCCGTTCCCGGGAGGTGATCACCCACGAACGGACCCGCAAGATCGCCCGGCTGGAAAAGCAGTTGGAGGACGCCGGGATCAAACTGTCCTCGGTGGCCTCCAACCTGAGCGGGGTGTCCTGTCACGACATGCTGACCGCGATGGTCGCCGGGCAACGCGACCCGATCGCCCTGTCGGAGTTGGCCCGCGGCAGCATGCGCAACAAGCGCCCGGACCTGCAACGAGCCCTGACCGGCCGGTTCACTGAGCATCACGCGTTCTTGGTGCGGATGTCCCTGGAACGCATCGCCCAGGACGACGCAGCGATCGCCGCGTTGACCCAGCGGATCGAGGCACAGATCGAACCCTTTCGCTCCTTCCGGGACTTGATCTGCGCGATCCCGGGAATCAGTACCACCGTCGCGGACGTGATCATCGCCGAGACCGGCGCGGACATGAGCGTGTTTCCCACCGCCGGGCACCTGGCCGCGTGGGCCGGGGTCGCGCCCGGGCAAAACGAGTCCGCCGGACGCACGGGATCGACCACGGCCCGTCCCGGGGACTCCCACCTCAAAGGCGCCCTGGGCATCGCGGCCATGTCGGTTTCCCGCACCAGAAACACGCGCCTGGGCGCCCGGTATCACCGCATCGCTGCCCGCCGCGGCAAACTCAAAGCCATCGTCGCGATCGAACGCACCCTGCTGTCCATCGTTTGGGCCATGGGCCACACCGGCCAGCCCTACCAGGAACCCGGCGCTGACTACTACACCCGGCTACGCCCGGACCGCACGAAAACACGTGCCCTGAAAATGCTCCGCGACCTCGGCTACACCGTCACCCTCACACCCGCAGCCTGA
- the argG gene encoding argininosuccinate synthase, whose product MSKVLNSIPVGERVGIAFSGGLDTSVAVAWMRDKGAVPCTYTADLGQYDEPDIDSVPGRAGQYGAELSRLVDCKRQLVEEGLAAIACGAFHIRNGGRVYFNTTPLGRAVTGTLLVRAMRDDDVSIWGDGSTFKGNDIERFYRYGLLANPDLRIYKPWLDAQFVDELGGRHEMSEWLVAKGLPYRDSTEKAYSTDANILGATHEAKKLELLDTSMEIVEPIMGVRFWDPDVAIETEDVTVRFERGRPVSINGQTFDDVVDLFKLANEVGGRHGLGMSDQIENRIIEAKSRGIYEAPGMALLFAAYERLVNAIHNEDTIAQYHNEGRRLGRLLYEGRWFDPQSLMIREGLLRWVASAVTGEVVLRLRRGEDYSIIDTRGEAFSYHPDKLSMERTEDAAFGPTDRIGQLTMRNLDIADTRSKLELYAGLGALPQRETDLVGELKPGGAAAISANPAVDSDEDDALDRAAIDFGVD is encoded by the coding sequence GTGTCGAAAGTGTTGAACTCCATCCCCGTCGGCGAGCGCGTCGGCATCGCCTTCTCCGGTGGCCTGGACACCTCGGTGGCCGTGGCCTGGATGCGCGACAAGGGCGCGGTGCCGTGCACGTACACCGCCGATCTGGGCCAGTACGACGAGCCGGACATCGACTCCGTCCCGGGTCGCGCCGGGCAGTACGGTGCCGAGCTGTCGCGCCTGGTCGACTGCAAACGACAGCTGGTCGAGGAAGGCCTGGCGGCGATCGCCTGCGGCGCCTTCCACATCCGCAACGGCGGCCGCGTCTACTTCAATACCACACCGCTGGGTCGCGCGGTGACCGGCACGCTGCTCGTGCGTGCGATGCGCGACGACGACGTGTCGATCTGGGGTGACGGATCGACGTTCAAGGGCAACGACATCGAGCGGTTCTACCGCTACGGTCTGCTGGCCAACCCCGACCTGCGGATCTACAAGCCGTGGCTGGACGCGCAGTTCGTGGACGAGCTCGGCGGGCGCCACGAGATGTCGGAGTGGCTGGTCGCCAAGGGTCTGCCCTACCGCGACTCGACCGAGAAGGCGTACTCGACCGACGCCAACATCCTCGGCGCGACGCACGAGGCGAAGAAGCTCGAACTGCTCGACACCTCCATGGAGATCGTCGAGCCGATCATGGGCGTGCGCTTCTGGGATCCCGACGTTGCCATCGAAACTGAAGACGTCACAGTGCGATTCGAGCGCGGCCGCCCGGTCTCGATCAACGGGCAGACGTTCGACGACGTGGTCGACCTGTTCAAGCTTGCCAACGAGGTCGGCGGACGACACGGCCTCGGGATGTCGGACCAGATCGAAAACCGCATCATCGAGGCGAAGTCGCGCGGCATCTACGAGGCGCCGGGCATGGCGCTGCTGTTCGCGGCATACGAGCGGCTGGTCAACGCCATCCACAACGAGGACACCATCGCGCAGTACCACAACGAGGGCCGGCGACTGGGTCGCCTTCTCTACGAAGGACGTTGGTTCGACCCGCAGTCGCTGATGATCCGCGAGGGCCTGCTTCGCTGGGTCGCGTCGGCGGTCACCGGCGAGGTGGTGCTGCGGCTGCGGCGCGGTGAGGACTACTCGATCATCGACACCCGCGGTGAGGCGTTCAGCTACCACCCCGACAAGCTGTCGATGGAGCGCACCGAGGACGCGGCGTTCGGCCCGACGGACCGCATCGGCCAGCTGACGATGCGCAACCTGGACATCGCCGACACCCGCTCCAAGCTGGAGCTGTATGCCGGGCTCGGCGCTCTCCCGCAACGCGAGACAGACCTGGTCGGCGAGCTGAAACCCGGTGGTGCCGCCGCGATTTCGGCGAACCCGGCAGTGGACAGCGACGAGGACGACGCACTGGATCGCGCTGCGATCGACTTCGGTGTCGACTGA
- a CDS encoding YchJ family metal-binding protein, with the protein MSTDDPCPCGSGRVYDDCCGPLLATERLAGTAEELMRSRYTAYFYGNREHLWRTWHPRTRPPEVAVEPSMTWTGLRILDVRDGQTDDDTGVVEFVASYDGGELHERSRFAKRGGRWFYLDADD; encoded by the coding sequence GTGAGCACCGACGATCCCTGCCCCTGCGGCTCCGGCCGGGTGTATGACGACTGCTGCGGCCCGCTGCTCGCGACCGAGCGGCTGGCCGGCACCGCCGAGGAACTCATGCGGTCGCGGTACACCGCCTACTTCTACGGCAACCGGGAGCACCTGTGGCGCACCTGGCACCCGAGGACGCGTCCGCCGGAAGTCGCAGTCGAGCCGTCGATGACGTGGACCGGCCTGCGAATCCTGGACGTTCGCGACGGTCAGACCGACGACGACACCGGGGTCGTGGAGTTCGTCGCGTCATACGACGGGGGAGAGCTGCACGAGCGCAGCCGTTTCGCCAAGCGCGGCGGGCGCTGGTTCTACCTCGACGCGGACGACTGA